A window of Halichoerus grypus chromosome 12, mHalGry1.hap1.1, whole genome shotgun sequence contains these coding sequences:
- the LOC118532185 gene encoding serine protease 1, whose protein sequence is MKTFIFLALLGATVAFPIDDDDKIIGGYTCQKNSVPYQVFLNLGYLFCGGSLINSQWVVSAAHCYKSRIQVHLGEHNIAVSESAEQFINSAKVIRHPKYNEKTFDNDIMLIKLSSPATLNSRVSAVSLPKSCAAAGTQCLISGWGNTQSVGEKFPDALQCLQVPILSDSTCRNAYPGKISSNMMCLGSLKGGKDACQGDSGGPVVCNRELQGIVSWGIGCALKGKPGVYTKVCNYVSWIRQTIAAN, encoded by the exons ATGAAGACCTTCATCTTCCTTGCCCTGCTGGGAGCCACTG ttgCTTTCCCCATTGATGATGATGACAAGATCATTGGGGGCTACACCTGTCAGAAGAATTCTGTCCCCTACCAGGTGTTCCTGAACTTGGGCTACCTCTTCTGTGGCGGCTCCCTCATCAATTCCCAGTGGGTGGTGTCCGCAGCTCACTGCTACAAGTC CCGAATCCAGGTGCATCTGGGAGAACACAACATCGCAGTCTCTGAGAGTGCTGAGCAATTCATCAATTCAGCCAAGGTCATCCGCCACcccaaatacaatgaaaaaactTTTGATAATGACATCATGCTGATTAAACTGAGCTCACCTGCCACCCTCAACTCTCGAGTGTCTGCTGTCTCTCTGCCAAAATCCTGTGCGGCTGCTGGTACCCAGTGCCTCATCTCTGGCTGGGGGAACACGCAGAGCGTTGGGG AAAAGTTTCCTGATGCCCTGCAGTGTCTTCAAGTACCCATCCTCTCTGACAGCACTTGCCGCAATGCCTACCCTGGCAAGATCAGCAGCAACATGATGTGTCTGGGCTCCCTGAAGGGTGGCAAGGATGCCTGCCAG GGTGATTCTGGTGGCCCTGTGGTCTGCAACAGAGAGCTCCAGGGCATTGTCTCCTGGGGTATTGGCTGCGCTCTAAAGGGCAAACCTGGTGTCTACACCAAGGTCTGCAACTACGTGAGCTGGATTCGGCAGACCATTGCTGCCAACTAA